The Lonsdalea populi genome window below encodes:
- the argC gene encoding N-acetyl-gamma-glutamyl-phosphate reductase, with amino-acid sequence MLNTLIVGASGYTGAELALYLNRHPQMNITALAVSAQSVDAGKLLSDLHPQLKGVIDLPVQPLTDVADAAKGVDVVFLATDHKVSHDLAPQFLAAGCTVFDLSGAFRVQDADFYSRYYGFDHQHADWLAQAVYGLAEWQAEEIKQAQLIAVPGCYPTASQLALKPLVESRLLNTDQWPVIDATSGVSGAGRKATMTNSFCEVSLQPYGLFTHRHQPEIAAHLGIPVIFTPHLGNFPRGILATITCRLRPGVTAQDVAEAYYNAYHDKPLVRLYAQGVPALKSVVGLPFCDIGFSVQDEHLIVVSTEDNLLKGAAAQAVQCMNIRFGFPETQSLL; translated from the coding sequence ATGTTGAATACGTTGATAGTTGGTGCAAGTGGTTATACCGGCGCGGAGCTGGCACTGTACCTGAACCGTCATCCTCAGATGAACATAACCGCTTTGGCGGTTTCAGCGCAAAGTGTAGATGCGGGAAAATTACTCTCCGATCTGCATCCCCAGCTTAAAGGCGTTATCGACCTGCCTGTCCAGCCGCTCACCGACGTTGCCGACGCGGCCAAAGGCGTCGACGTGGTGTTTTTAGCCACCGACCATAAGGTGAGCCACGATCTGGCGCCGCAATTTTTGGCGGCGGGCTGCACGGTGTTTGACCTGTCCGGGGCCTTTCGCGTGCAGGACGCCGATTTTTACAGTCGCTATTACGGCTTCGACCATCAGCATGCCGACTGGCTGGCGCAGGCCGTGTACGGTCTGGCCGAGTGGCAGGCTGAAGAGATCAAACAGGCGCAGCTGATCGCCGTGCCGGGTTGCTATCCCACGGCCTCTCAGCTGGCGCTGAAGCCGCTAGTGGAAAGCCGTCTGCTGAATACCGACCAGTGGCCCGTCATCGACGCCACCAGCGGCGTTAGCGGTGCCGGACGCAAGGCCACCATGACCAACAGCTTCTGCGAGGTCAGCCTGCAGCCCTACGGCCTCTTCACCCATCGACATCAGCCCGAAATTGCCGCGCATCTGGGAATTCCGGTGATTTTTACCCCGCATCTGGGCAATTTCCCGCGCGGTATTCTGGCAACGATTACCTGCCGTCTGCGTCCCGGCGTGACCGCACAGGACGTGGCTGAAGCCTACTACAACGCCTACCACGATAAGCCGCTGGTCCGGCTCTACGCGCAAGGCGTTCCGGCGCTGAAATCCGTGGTCGGCCTGCCGTTTTGCGATATCGGTTTCTCGGTGCAGGATGAACATCTGATTGTGGTGTCCACCGAAGACAACCTGCTGAAAGGCGCGGCGGCGCAGGCAGTCCAGTGCATGAATATTCGTTTTGGTTTCCCTGAAACCCAGTCCTTACTCTGA
- the argB gene encoding acetylglutamate kinase, translating to MNPLIIKLGGVLLDSEEALERLFGALVEYRQQHQRPLVIVHGGGCLVDDLMKKLSLPVVKKQGLRVTPADQIDIITGALAGSANKTLLSWAVKHDIQAVGLCLADGGSTVVTRLDEALGHVGKAEAGTPALLTMLLGAGYLPVISSIGMTAEGELMNVNADQAATALAQTLGADLILLSDVSGILDGKGQRIEEMTAEKAEALIAQGIITDGMVVKVNAALDAARALGRPVDIASWRHAEQLPALFNGVSIGTRISA from the coding sequence ATGAATCCGTTAATTATCAAGCTCGGTGGCGTACTGTTGGATAGTGAAGAGGCGCTGGAACGTTTGTTCGGTGCGCTGGTTGAGTATCGTCAGCAGCATCAGCGCCCTCTGGTCATCGTGCACGGCGGCGGTTGTCTGGTCGACGACCTGATGAAAAAGCTGTCGCTGCCCGTCGTGAAAAAGCAGGGTTTGCGCGTCACGCCAGCCGATCAGATCGATATCATCACCGGCGCGCTGGCGGGCTCCGCCAATAAAACGCTGTTGTCATGGGCGGTTAAGCACGACATTCAGGCCGTCGGGCTGTGTCTGGCTGACGGCGGCAGTACGGTGGTGACGCGGCTGGATGAAGCGCTGGGTCATGTCGGCAAGGCGGAAGCGGGTACTCCCGCGCTGCTGACGATGCTGCTGGGGGCCGGTTATCTGCCGGTCATCAGCTCCATCGGCATGACCGCGGAAGGTGAACTGATGAACGTCAACGCTGACCAGGCGGCGACGGCGCTGGCTCAGACGCTGGGCGCGGATCTGATTTTGCTCTCTGACGTCAGCGGCATTCTGGACGGCAAAGGTCAGCGCATCGAAGAGATGACGGCGGAGAAAGCCGAGGCGTTGATCGCCCAAGGCATCATCACCGACGGCATGGTGGTTAAGGTCAACGCCGCGCTGGACGCTGCGCGCGCGCTGGGCCGTCCCGTGGATATCGCCAGCTGGCGTCACGCCGAGCAACTGCCGGCGTTATTTAACGGCGTCTCCATCGGCACACGTATTTCGGCGTAG
- the argH gene encoding argininosuccinate lyase yields the protein MALWGGRFSQAADQRFKQFNDSLRFDYRLAEQDITGSIGWSKALVTVNVLNEQEQQQLEQALTVLLKEVQADPEAILQSDAEDIHSWVEQRLIEKVGDLGKKLHTGRSRNDQVATDLKLWCKAQIGELRETLRHLREALVATAEANQDAVMPGYTHLQRAQPVTFAHWCLAYHEMLARDESRLADTLARLDVSPLGCGALAGTAYPIDREQLAGWLGFASATRNSLDSVSDRDHVLELLSNASIGMVHLSRFAEDLIFFNSGEAAFVELSDRVTSGSSLMPQKKNPDALELIRGKCGRVQGALAGMMVTLKGLPLAYNKDMQEDKEGLFDALDTWHDSLIMAALVLEGIQIKRPRCQEAAEQGYANATELADYLVAKGVPFREAHHIVGEAVVEAIRQGKALEVLSLGELKKFSDVIEDDVYPVLSLQSCLDKRAAQGGVSPQQVAAAIAAAKQSLS from the coding sequence ATGGCTTTGTGGGGCGGACGGTTTAGTCAGGCAGCAGATCAACGTTTCAAACAGTTCAACGATTCACTGCGGTTTGATTACCGTTTGGCGGAACAGGACATCACGGGCTCCATCGGGTGGTCTAAAGCGCTGGTGACGGTCAATGTACTGAACGAACAGGAACAGCAGCAGTTGGAACAGGCGCTGACGGTTCTGTTAAAGGAAGTTCAGGCCGATCCAGAGGCTATTTTGCAAAGCGATGCCGAAGATATTCACAGTTGGGTGGAGCAGCGCCTGATTGAAAAGGTGGGCGATCTGGGCAAAAAACTGCACACCGGCCGTAGCCGTAACGATCAGGTCGCCACCGACCTGAAACTGTGGTGTAAAGCGCAAATCGGTGAACTGAGGGAAACCCTTCGGCATCTGCGCGAGGCGCTGGTGGCGACGGCGGAGGCGAATCAGGATGCGGTGATGCCCGGCTATACCCATCTCCAGCGCGCTCAGCCGGTGACGTTCGCTCACTGGTGTCTGGCCTACCACGAAATGTTGGCGCGTGACGAAAGCCGGCTGGCCGATACGCTGGCTCGTCTGGACGTCAGTCCGCTGGGCTGCGGCGCGCTGGCGGGGACGGCCTATCCCATTGACCGTGAACAGTTGGCCGGCTGGCTGGGCTTCGCCTCTGCGACTCGCAACAGCCTGGATTCGGTGTCCGACCGTGACCATGTGCTGGAGCTGTTGTCCAACGCGTCTATCGGCATGGTGCATCTGTCGCGTTTCGCTGAAGACCTGATTTTCTTCAACAGCGGGGAAGCCGCCTTCGTCGAGCTGTCTGACCGTGTGACGTCCGGTTCTTCCCTAATGCCGCAGAAGAAAAACCCGGACGCGCTGGAGCTGATCCGCGGTAAATGCGGACGCGTGCAGGGCGCGCTGGCGGGCATGATGGTCACGCTGAAAGGGCTGCCGCTGGCTTACAACAAAGACATGCAGGAAGACAAAGAAGGTCTGTTCGATGCGCTGGATACCTGGCATGACAGCCTGATAATGGCCGCGCTGGTGCTGGAAGGCATTCAGATTAAGCGTCCTCGCTGTCAGGAAGCGGCGGAGCAGGGCTATGCCAACGCCACCGAACTGGCGGACTATCTGGTGGCAAAAGGCGTGCCGTTCCGCGAAGCGCACCATATCGTGGGCGAAGCGGTGGTGGAAGCCATCCGTCAGGGAAAAGCGCTGGAAGTCCTGTCATTGGGTGAACTGAAAAAGTTCAGCGACGTCATTGAAGACGATGTATATCCGGTGCTGTCGCTACAGTCCTGTCTGGACAAGCGTGCGGCGCAAGGCGGCGTATCTCCGCAGCAGGTTGCTGCGGCTATCGCGGCAGCGAAGCAAAGCTTATCGTGA
- the rmuC gene encoding DNA recombination protein RmuC: MAITLFYGIGGGVVGLMIGWLVASLLQQQRHARYETERQLQEQSLQQAHQALSESREARQQDQTRLSDQERELRLLHGQLAAGQEKLLQMTALRAECEQLNQELRALREANGAQEAELREVTIRLEETRLAAEEKQRLLINSEQRLSAQFENLANRIFEQSGRKVDQQNQLSLDRLLTPLREQLDGFRRQVQDSFGEEARERHTLAHEIRNLQQLNARMAQEAVNLTQALKGDNKTQGNWGEVVLSRVLESSGLREGHEYQTQVSIQTGSNGRMQPDVIVRLPHGKDVVIDAKMALVAYERYFNSEDDLDRRAALNEHLASIRSHIRLLGSKDYQQLPGLRSLDYVLMFIPVEPAFLLAIDRQPELITEALKNNIMLVSPTTLLVALRTINNLWRYEQQSRNAQQIAERASRLYDKLRLFVDDMTTLGQNLDRAQSSYHQAMKKVASGRGNLIGQAEGFRALGVEVKRPIRTSLMSDSDAMGVACHTVDDAPNETFHDEKSG, from the coding sequence GTGGCAATCACCCTTTTTTACGGCATTGGCGGAGGCGTCGTCGGTCTGATGATCGGCTGGCTGGTGGCGAGCTTGTTACAACAGCAGCGTCATGCGCGCTATGAAACCGAACGGCAGTTGCAGGAGCAGTCTCTGCAGCAGGCGCATCAGGCCCTGAGCGAGAGCCGGGAGGCGCGCCAGCAGGATCAAACGCGACTGAGCGATCAAGAACGCGAGCTTCGGCTTTTGCATGGACAGCTGGCGGCAGGTCAGGAAAAACTGCTGCAAATGACGGCGCTGCGGGCAGAATGCGAGCAGCTCAATCAGGAACTGCGCGCGCTGCGAGAGGCTAACGGCGCTCAGGAAGCGGAACTGCGCGAGGTGACGATCCGGCTGGAAGAGACGCGGTTGGCGGCGGAAGAGAAGCAGCGTTTGTTGATCAACAGCGAGCAGCGCCTGTCGGCGCAGTTCGAAAATCTGGCCAACCGTATTTTCGAACAAAGCGGCCGGAAGGTCGACCAGCAGAACCAGTTAAGTTTGGACCGGCTGCTGACGCCGCTTCGGGAACAGCTCGACGGTTTTCGCCGTCAGGTACAGGACAGCTTTGGCGAGGAAGCCCGCGAGCGTCACACGCTGGCGCACGAGATCCGCAACCTCCAGCAGCTTAACGCCCGCATGGCGCAGGAAGCCGTCAATTTGACTCAGGCGCTGAAAGGCGACAACAAAACGCAGGGAAACTGGGGCGAAGTGGTCCTGAGTCGGGTGCTGGAAAGCTCCGGACTTCGGGAAGGGCACGAATATCAGACGCAGGTCAGCATACAGACCGGAAGCAACGGCAGGATGCAGCCGGATGTCATCGTCCGTTTACCGCATGGGAAAGACGTGGTGATCGACGCCAAAATGGCGCTGGTGGCGTATGAACGCTATTTCAATAGCGAAGACGACCTTGATAGGCGCGCCGCGCTCAATGAACATCTGGCTTCTATTCGCAGCCACATACGATTGCTCGGCAGCAAAGATTACCAGCAACTTCCGGGGTTGCGTTCCCTCGACTACGTGCTGATGTTTATTCCGGTGGAGCCTGCATTCCTGCTAGCTATCGACCGACAGCCGGAATTGATCACCGAGGCGCTCAAAAACAACATTATGCTGGTCAGCCCGACCACGCTGCTGGTGGCCCTTCGCACCATCAATAACCTGTGGCGCTATGAGCAGCAGAGCCGCAATGCGCAGCAAATCGCAGAGCGGGCGTCCCGCCTGTACGACAAACTGCGGTTGTTCGTCGACGATATGACCACGTTGGGACAGAATCTCGACCGGGCTCAGAGCAGCTATCATCAGGCGATGAAAAAAGTCGCGTCCGGCCGCGGAAACCTGATTGGCCAGGCGGAAGGATTTCGTGCGCTAGGCGTGGAAGTGAAGCGGCCGATTAGAACCTCGCTGATGTCGGATAGTGATGCGATGGGCGTGGCGTGTCATACCGTCGACGACGCGCCGAATGAAACTTTTCATGACGAAAAATCCGGTTAG
- the ubiE gene encoding bifunctional demethylmenaquinone methyltransferase/2-methoxy-6-polyprenyl-1,4-benzoquinol methylase UbiE, whose product MADDSEKTTHFGYRTVAKDDKETMVADVFHSVAAKYDLMNDLMSFGIHRIWKRFTIECSGVHRGQRVLDLAGGTGDLTAKFSRLVGEDGEVVLADINASMLQVGREKLRNKGVIGNVSYVQANAEALPFPDNTFDCITISFGLRNVTEKEQALRSMFRVLKPGGRLLVLEFSKPTTKALSKVYDLYSFHVLPRIGEMVARDAGSYRYLAESIRMHPDQDTLKSMMADAGFDNVNYYNLTGGVVALHRGFKF is encoded by the coding sequence ATGGCAGACGATTCGGAGAAAACAACGCACTTTGGCTATCGCACCGTGGCGAAAGACGACAAAGAGACCATGGTGGCTGACGTTTTTCATTCTGTGGCGGCAAAGTACGACTTGATGAATGACCTGATGTCTTTCGGCATCCATCGTATCTGGAAACGCTTCACCATCGAATGCAGCGGTGTACATCGCGGTCAACGCGTACTGGATTTGGCCGGCGGCACCGGCGACCTGACGGCGAAATTCTCGCGTCTGGTCGGCGAGGACGGTGAAGTGGTGCTGGCGGATATTAACGCCTCTATGCTGCAGGTGGGCCGCGAGAAGTTACGCAACAAAGGCGTCATCGGCAACGTCAGTTACGTACAGGCGAACGCGGAAGCCTTACCGTTCCCTGATAACACGTTTGATTGCATCACCATCTCTTTCGGCCTTCGCAACGTGACCGAAAAAGAGCAGGCGCTGCGCTCCATGTTTCGTGTACTAAAGCCGGGTGGTCGTCTGCTGGTGCTGGAGTTCTCCAAACCGACGACGAAAGCGTTGAGCAAAGTCTACGACCTCTACTCCTTCCACGTGCTGCCACGCATCGGCGAAATGGTGGCGCGCGACGCAGGCAGTTATCGCTATCTGGCGGAGTCCATTCGCATGCATCCGGATCAAGACACGCTGAAGTCCATGATGGCCGACGCGGGTTTCGACAACGTCAATTATTACAATCTGACCGGCGGGGTGGTTGCCCTGCATCGCGGGTTTAAATTCTGA
- the ubiJ gene encoding ubiquinone biosynthesis protein UbiJ gives MRIMPVLTATLETALNQLLFRDRSMKAARQRLHGKTLRIDIAELRVPLVLIFSEQRLDVVSQWASTPDCQLVTQLSAIIQLRDRQQMTALMRSGELTLEGDIQVAQQFIALLDLAEIDPAEWLAPYVGDIAAEGLSQTAHKMVVDVGGLLCRQRHYLSETLTEEWRLLPGKLEAMWFGDEVEALDRSVDALSERLSKREETR, from the coding sequence ATGCGGATAATGCCTGTGCTGACGGCTACACTGGAGACGGCGCTCAATCAGTTACTGTTTCGTGATCGGAGCATGAAGGCGGCCCGTCAGCGCCTGCACGGAAAAACGCTGCGTATCGATATCGCTGAGCTGCGGGTGCCGCTAGTGCTGATTTTCAGCGAACAGCGGCTGGACGTCGTCAGCCAGTGGGCGTCGACGCCAGACTGTCAACTGGTAACCCAACTGTCCGCGATAATTCAATTGCGCGATCGCCAGCAGATGACCGCGCTCATGCGCAGCGGCGAGCTGACATTGGAAGGCGATATTCAGGTTGCACAGCAGTTCATCGCGCTGCTCGATTTGGCAGAAATCGATCCGGCGGAGTGGCTGGCGCCTTACGTGGGAGATATCGCCGCGGAAGGGCTGAGTCAGACTGCGCATAAAATGGTCGTCGACGTCGGCGGTCTCCTCTGCCGCCAACGGCATTATCTGTCGGAAACGCTGACCGAAGAGTGGCGACTGCTTCCGGGAAAACTGGAGGCGATGTGGTTTGGGGATGAAGTCGAGGCGTTGGACCGCTCGGTAGACGCATTGTCTGAAAGACTGTCAAAACGGGAGGAAACGCGATGA
- the ubiB gene encoding ubiquinone biosynthesis regulatory protein kinase UbiB yields MTPGELIRLYRIVWVLLSYGLDELIPCVPLTLPVRFVRRLLFWLPNRHQAQPLGERLRLALQDLGPVWIKFGQMMSTRRDLFSPAIADQLAKLQDQVEPFDGELARRQIEKSMGGKLENWFEDFDAKPLASASIAQVHTAKLKSTGKDIVIKVIRPDILPVIQADIKLMKRLASWLPLLMPDGRRLRPREVVREYEKTLLDELNLLREAANGIQLRRNFENSGLLYVPEVYSDYCTERVLVMERIYGIPVSDIDALKTHGVNLPLLAERGVQVFFTQVFRDSFFHADMHPGNIFISYEHPEDPLYIGIDCGIVGSLNKEDKRYLAENFIAFFNRDYRRVAELHVDSGWVPADTNVEEFEFAIRTVCEPIFEKPLAEISFGHVLLNLFNTARRFNMEVQPQLVLLQKTLLYVEGIGRQLYPQLDLWKTAKPFLETWLKDQVGIPAMVRAFKQKAPFWAEKLPEIPELLYDGLRQHKKLRESMEHLADELRVQRVRQGQSRYLLGVGAALLVSGTVLLASHIEVNIVPSGMIAAGIVAWIVGWRCTR; encoded by the coding sequence ATGACGCCGGGGGAATTAATTCGCCTTTATCGCATTGTCTGGGTACTGCTGAGTTATGGACTTGACGAACTGATCCCATGCGTGCCGCTAACACTCCCCGTCCGTTTCGTGCGCCGTCTGTTGTTCTGGTTGCCTAATCGTCATCAGGCTCAGCCGTTGGGCGAACGTCTGCGTCTGGCTCTGCAAGATCTGGGGCCTGTCTGGATCAAATTCGGTCAGATGATGTCTACCCGGCGCGACCTGTTTTCACCTGCCATCGCCGATCAACTGGCAAAGCTGCAGGATCAGGTCGAGCCTTTCGACGGAGAACTGGCGCGCCGGCAAATCGAAAAGTCGATGGGCGGCAAGCTGGAAAACTGGTTCGAAGACTTCGACGCCAAACCGCTGGCTTCGGCCTCTATTGCTCAGGTTCATACGGCGAAGCTGAAATCGACGGGCAAAGATATCGTCATCAAGGTTATTCGCCCGGACATACTTCCCGTCATTCAGGCGGACATCAAGCTGATGAAACGGTTGGCCAGTTGGCTACCGTTACTGATGCCGGACGGCCGCCGCCTGCGGCCCCGTGAAGTGGTGCGTGAATATGAAAAAACGCTGCTGGACGAGTTGAACTTGCTTCGGGAAGCCGCCAACGGCATCCAGCTACGACGCAACTTCGAAAACAGCGGTCTGCTGTATGTGCCGGAAGTCTACTCGGACTATTGCACTGAACGGGTGCTGGTAATGGAGAGGATTTACGGAATTCCGGTATCGGATATAGACGCATTGAAAACGCATGGCGTGAACCTGCCGCTGCTCGCGGAACGCGGGGTTCAGGTCTTTTTCACCCAGGTTTTCCGCGACAGTTTCTTCCATGCCGACATGCATCCCGGCAACATTTTCATCAGCTACGAACACCCTGAAGATCCCCTGTATATCGGCATTGATTGCGGTATCGTCGGTTCCTTAAACAAGGAAGATAAACGCTATCTGGCGGAAAATTTTATCGCCTTCTTCAACCGCGACTATCGCCGCGTGGCCGAGCTGCATGTCGACTCCGGCTGGGTGCCCGCAGACACTAATGTCGAAGAGTTCGAATTCGCGATTCGTACCGTCTGCGAGCCCATATTCGAAAAGCCGTTAGCAGAAATTTCTTTCGGTCATGTATTATTGAACCTCTTCAACACGGCGCGCCGCTTCAATATGGAAGTCCAACCGCAGCTGGTCTTGCTGCAAAAAACGCTGCTGTACGTCGAAGGCATTGGGCGTCAGCTGTATCCGCAGTTGGATTTATGGAAAACGGCCAAGCCGTTTCTCGAAACCTGGTTGAAAGATCAGGTTGGCATACCCGCCATGGTGCGGGCTTTTAAACAAAAGGCCCCGTTTTGGGCGGAAAAGTTGCCTGAAATTCCTGAACTGCTCTATGACGGACTTCGCCAGCACAAGAAGCTGCGTGAGAGCATGGAACATTTAGCGGATGAGCTGCGTGTTCAGCGGGTGCGGCAAGGTCAGTCTCGCTATCTTCTGGGTGTCGGCGCAGCGCTGCTGGTGAGTGGTACAGTGCTGCTGGCCAGCCATATCGAAGTGAACATTGTGCCTTCGGGCATGATCGCCGCCGGGATCGTCGCCTGGATCGTGGGGTGGCGCTGTACGCGTTGA
- the tatA gene encoding Sec-independent protein translocase subunit TatA codes for MGGISLWNLLIIAVIVVLLFGTNKLRTLGSDLGASIKGFKKAMSDDHTSDSDEKTQRQDADFNTKTVVEQQPETKHEEKSQSKERV; via the coding sequence ATGGGCGGTATTAGTCTCTGGAATTTGTTGATCATCGCAGTCATTGTGGTGCTGCTGTTCGGGACCAACAAATTAAGAACGCTGGGTTCGGATTTGGGTGCTTCTATCAAAGGCTTCAAGAAAGCCATGAGCGATGATCACACGTCTGACTCGGATGAAAAGACGCAGCGGCAGGATGCAGATTTCAATACGAAAACCGTTGTTGAACAGCAGCCGGAAACGAAGCACGAAGAAAAGAGTCAGTCAAAAGAGCGGGTGTAA
- the tatB gene encoding Sec-independent protein translocase protein TatB: MFDIGFSELLLVMVIGLVVLGPERLPVAVKTVVGWIRALRSLASTVQNELVQEMKLQELKESLKKVEQASNLQNLSPELKASMDELKEAADSMKRTYSLDQLDEETKGGTPGQPLSDPEAAHDGVIEHETAPASPVTVNTVEAQSRTADNNADESGKMKTPSPAATPSSPSQPRDDH, encoded by the coding sequence GTGTTTGATATCGGCTTTAGCGAATTGCTGTTGGTGATGGTTATCGGACTGGTGGTTTTAGGTCCGGAGCGTCTTCCGGTAGCGGTAAAAACGGTGGTCGGTTGGATTCGCGCTTTACGCTCTCTGGCGTCAACGGTGCAAAATGAACTGGTTCAGGAAATGAAACTGCAAGAGCTGAAGGAAAGCCTGAAGAAAGTGGAACAGGCCAGCAACCTGCAGAACCTTTCGCCTGAGCTAAAAGCGTCTATGGACGAGCTGAAGGAAGCGGCAGACTCTATGAAACGGACCTACTCGCTGGATCAACTTGATGAAGAAACGAAAGGCGGCACGCCTGGCCAGCCGTTGAGCGATCCCGAGGCTGCTCACGATGGCGTTATCGAGCACGAAACGGCGCCGGCGTCTCCCGTGACGGTAAACACCGTCGAGGCCCAGAGCCGGACCGCTGATAACAACGCTGACGAGTCCGGCAAGATGAAAACCCCATCGCCCGCCGCTACGCCTTCGTCCCCCTCTCAACCACGTGATGATCATTAA
- the tatC gene encoding Sec-independent protein translocase subunit TatC has product MAVDETQPLISHLIELRKRLLNSILCVLAVFVVLVYFANDIYQIVSAPLIKQLPAGASMIATDVASPFFTPIKLTLIVSVFASAPLVLYQVWAFVAPALYKHERRLMMPLLFSSSLLFYLGMAFAYFIVFPLAFSFFAQTAPAGVMIATDINNYLDFVMALFMAFGVSFEVPVAIVLLCWSGVVTPEELKKKRPYVLVGAFVVGMLLTPPDVFSQTLLAIPMYLLFEIGVFFARFYVGKGRRNDKENPEDAAP; this is encoded by the coding sequence ATGGCCGTTGATGAAACCCAGCCGCTGATCAGCCATTTAATCGAGCTTCGTAAGCGGTTGTTAAATAGTATTCTGTGTGTGTTGGCAGTCTTTGTGGTGTTGGTGTACTTCGCGAACGATATCTATCAGATCGTCTCCGCACCGTTGATAAAACAGCTGCCCGCTGGCGCCAGCATGATTGCGACCGACGTCGCCTCGCCGTTCTTTACCCCGATCAAACTGACTCTGATTGTCTCGGTGTTCGCCTCCGCGCCGCTGGTGCTGTATCAGGTCTGGGCCTTTGTCGCGCCTGCGCTGTACAAGCATGAGCGTCGTCTGATGATGCCGCTGCTGTTCTCCAGCAGCCTGCTGTTTTATCTCGGCATGGCCTTCGCTTATTTCATCGTATTTCCTCTGGCATTCAGTTTCTTCGCCCAGACGGCGCCCGCAGGCGTGATGATTGCGACCGATATCAACAATTATCTGGATTTCGTCATGGCGCTGTTTATGGCGTTTGGCGTGTCGTTCGAAGTGCCGGTGGCGATCGTGCTGCTGTGCTGGAGTGGCGTGGTGACGCCGGAAGAGCTGAAGAAAAAACGCCCTTATGTGCTGGTTGGCGCATTCGTCGTGGGCATGTTGCTGACGCCGCCGGACGTATTTTCCCAAACGCTGCTCGCGATACCGATGTATCTATTGTTTGAGATAGGCGTCTTTTTTGCCCGCTTCTACGTCGGTAAAGGTCGTCGGAATGACAAGGAAAACCCGGAAGATGCTGCGCCGTAA
- the tatD gene encoding 3'-5' ssDNA/RNA exonuclease TatD encodes MFDIGVNLTSSQFDKDREQVVLRAREAGVTGLLITGTNAEESEQALALSEAVPDECWSTAGVHPHDASTWTETVAEQIHRLGQRDKVVAIGECGLDFNRNFSSPEQQEQAFSAQLALAAELSLPVFLHCRDAHERFMALLTPWLDQLPAAVVHCFTGDRQALNDCLNAGLMVGITGWVCDERRGLALRKLLPHIPDERLLLETDAPYLLPRDLDPKPTSRRNEPCHLPHIVRQVAAWRGQDAVWLGAMTDDNARRIFRLGSTGE; translated from the coding sequence ATGTTTGATATTGGAGTTAACCTCACCAGCTCACAGTTCGACAAAGATCGCGAACAGGTGGTTCTGCGCGCCCGTGAGGCGGGCGTCACTGGTCTGCTGATCACCGGCACTAACGCCGAGGAAAGCGAACAGGCGCTGGCATTGAGCGAGGCCGTTCCCGATGAGTGCTGGTCGACGGCAGGCGTCCATCCCCATGATGCCAGTACCTGGACAGAAACGGTGGCGGAGCAAATTCACCGGCTAGGTCAGCGCGATAAGGTCGTCGCTATTGGCGAATGTGGTCTGGACTTCAACCGCAATTTTTCTTCTCCCGAACAGCAGGAACAGGCGTTTAGCGCGCAGCTGGCACTGGCTGCCGAGCTGTCTCTGCCGGTGTTTCTGCACTGCCGCGATGCGCACGAACGCTTTATGGCGCTGTTGACGCCGTGGCTGGATCAGTTGCCCGCCGCCGTTGTTCACTGTTTTACGGGAGATCGTCAGGCGTTGAATGACTGCCTGAATGCCGGACTGATGGTGGGCATCACCGGCTGGGTTTGTGATGAACGCCGGGGTCTGGCGTTGCGCAAATTGCTGCCGCACATTCCGGATGAGCGGCTGCTGCTGGAAACGGATGCGCCCTATTTGCTACCGCGGGATTTAGATCCTAAACCGACTTCCCGACGTAATGAGCCCTGTCATCTTCCCCATATTGTCCGGCAGGTCGCCGCTTGGCGCGGACAAGACGCCGTTTGGCTGGGCGCGATGACGGATGACAATGCCCGCCGGATTTTCCGGCTGGGTTCGACTGGAGAATAA